CTGGCTGCACGAGATGGACTCCTACGTCGCCAAGGACCCGGCGTACGACGAACAGGACGTCCTCAAGCCGATGCGCCAGTCCCTGACCGGCGACGACGGCAAGCTCTACGGCCAGCCCTTCTACGGCGAGTCCTCCTTCCTGATGTACCGCAAGGACGTCTTCGCGAAGGCGGGCCTGACGATGCCGGCCCACCCCACCTGGACCCAGGTGGCCGACCTGGCCGCGAGGGCGGACGGCGCCGAGTCCGGCATGAAGGGCATCTGTCTGCGCGGACTGCCGGGCTGGGGCGAGGTGATGGCGCCCCTGACGACCGTCGTGAACACCTTCGGCGGCACCTGGTTCGACCAGAACTGGAAGGCCCGGCTCGACTCCCCCGAGTGGGAGAAGGCGACCAAGTTCTATGTCGACCTCGTCCGTGAGCACGGCGAGTCGGGAGCACCCCAGTCCGGCTTCGCCGAGTGCCTCAACAACATGACCCAGGGCAAGGTCGCCATGTGGTACGACGCCACGAGCGCCGCCGGCTCCCTGGAGGCGAAGGACTCCCCCGTCAAGGGCAAGGTCGGCTACGCCCCCGCCCCCGTCGAGGAGACGAAGTCCGCCGGCTGGCTCTACACCTGGGCCTGGGGCATCCAGGACGCCTCCCGCAACCCCGACAAGGCCTGGAAGTTCGTGTCCTGGGCCTCCGGCAAACAGTACGAACAGCTGGTCGGCGACCAGATCGGCTGGTCCAACGTCCCGGCCGGCAAGCGCGCGTCGACGTACACGAATCCGGCGTACGTCAAAGAGGCCGCCGCCTTCCAGGAGATGACCAAGGAGGCCATCGAAGGCGCTCGGCCCAACGACCCGGGGGTGCAGCCGCGTCCCGCGCCCGGCATCCAGTTCGTCGGCATCCCCGAGTTCACCGATCTCGGCACCAAGGTCTCCCAGGAGATCAGCGCGGCCATCGCCGGACGCCAGTCCGTCGAGTCGGCGCTGAAGAAGTCCCAGCGGCTCGCCGAGAAGATCTCCGAGGAGTACGAGGGACGATGACAGCGACGACAACGGCTCCGATAGCCGCCACTCCCGTACGCACCACCCGTCAGCCGTCGGCCCGTCTGCGCAACTGGGCCACCCGGGCCCCGCTCCTGCCCGCCCTGATCTTCATGATCGTGGTCACCCAGCTCCCGTTCGTGGCCACCCTGGTGATCTCGTTCTTCGACTGGAACGCCCTGTACCCGAAGGCCCGGCACTTCACCGGCCTCGACAACTACCAACAGGTCCTGACCGACGCCGACCTGCGCCACTCGGTGTGGACGACGGTCCTGCTGACGGCGACGGTGGTGCTGGTCAGCCTGGTACTCGGCCTGGCTCTGGCGCTCCTGCTGGACCGTCGGTTCAAGGGCCGCGGTGTGGTCCGCACGCTCCTGATCGCCCCCTTCCTCGTCGTCCCCGTAGCGGCGGCCCTGCTCTGGAAGCATGTGCTCTACAACCCTGAATACGGTCTGCTCAATGGGCTGTTGCACTACGTGGGCGGCCCACAGCCCGACTGGATCTCCAACACCCCGCTGCTCGCCGTCGAAGCTTCTCTCGTCTGGCAGTGGACGCCGTTCATGATGCTGATCCTGCTGGCCGGCCTGCAGAGCCGCGACCAGCAGCAGATGGAGGCGGCGAAGGTGGACGGCGCCAGCGAGTGGCAGATGTTCCGCTACCTGACCCTCCCGCACCTGCGCCGCTACCTCGAACTCGGCGCCCTGCTGGGCTCGATCTACATCGTCCAGAACTTCGACGCGGTCTTCACGATCACGTCGGGCGGCCTCGGCACCGCCAACCTCCCCTACACCGTCTACCAGAGCTTCTACCAGGCCCACGAGAACGGCCTCGCCTCGGCCGCGGGCGTCCTGGTGGTCATCGGCTCGATCATCATCGCGACCTTCGCCCTGCGCGTGGTGTCGTCCCTGTTCCGTGAGGAGGCGGGTCGGGCATGAGTGCAACGACCGTACGCCGTAAGGGCGTTGGCCTGGGCCTGCTGGCCTGGTTCCTGGGAGTGGTGTTCTTCCTCCCCATCGCGTGGATGGCCCTGACGTCCTTCCACTCGGAGACGGACGCGGCGACGAATCCCCCCTCCTTCGGGGCCTCCCTCACCCTGGACGGCTACCGCGAGTTCTTCGGCACGGGCGGCGGCGCGAGCCCCTGGCCCTCGCTGATCAACTCGACGGTGGCGTCGCTGGCGTCGACGGCCTTCGTCCTGCTCCTGGCACTCCCGGCGGCGTACGCGCTGTCGATCCGCCCGGTGAAGAAGTGGACGGACGTCCTGTTCTTCTTCCTGTCCACGAAGATGCTGCCGGTGGTGGCGGGGCTGCTGCCCATCTACCTGTTCGCCAAGAACACGGACATGCTCGACAACATCTGGCTGCTGGTCATCCTCTACACCTCCATGAACCTGCCGATCGCGGTCTGGATGATGCAGTCGTTCCTGGCCGAGGTGCCGGTGGCGATCATCGAGGCGGCCAGGGTGGACGGCGCCCGGCTCCCGACGATCCTGGCGCGCGTGGTCGCCCCGATCGCCCTCCCGGGAATCGCCGCGACAGCGCTGATCTGCTTCATCTTCAGCTGGAACGAGCTGCTGTTCGCGAGGGTCCTGACCGGCGTGGTGGCGGAGACCGCCCCCGTCTTCCTGACCGGCTTCATCACCAGCCAGGGCCTGTTCCTGGCGAAGGTGTGCGCCGCGTCGCTCGTCATCTCCCTGCCGGTGCTCGCCGCGGGGTTCGCCGCCCAGGACAAGCTGGTCCAGGGCCTGTCTCTGGGAGCCGTGAAATGAAGGCCGCCGTCATCGAGTCCGTGGGCCGTGCCGTCGTCGCCGAGGTCCCGGACCCGACGCCGGGTCCGCGCGAGGTCGTCGTCGAGGTCGCCGCGTGCGGTCTGTGCGGCACCGACCTGCACATCCTCCAGGGCGAGTTCGCGCCGAAGCTGCCGATCGTGCCGGGGCACGAGTTCGCGGGCGAGGTGGTGGGGGTGGGTACCCAGGTCACGGAGGTCGCGGTCGGCGACCGGGTGGCGGTCGATCCCTCGCTGTACTGCTACGAGTGCCGGTACTGCCGTACGGGCCACAACAACCTCTGCGAACGGTGGGCCGCGATCGGTGTGACCACGGCCGGCGGCGCGGCGCAGTACGCGGTGGCCCCGGTGGCCAACTGCGTACGGCTTCCCGAACACGTCCGCACCCAGGACGCGGCACTGGTCGAACCGCTGTCCTGCGCGGTCCGGGGCTACGACGTCCTCCAGTCCCGCCTCGGCGCCCATGTCCTGATCTACGGCTCCGGAACCATGGGGCTGATGATGCTGGAGCTGGCGAAGCGGACCGGTGCGGCGAGCGTGGACGTGGTGGATGTGAACCCGGCCCGCCTGGAGACGGCCCGCCGCCTCGGCGTCTCGTCCTCGGCGGCGAACGCGGACGAGCTCGAGCGTCCTCAGGGCTGGGACGTGGTGGTCGACGCGACGGGCAACGCGGCGGCGATCCAGGACGGGCTGGAGCGGGTGGCCAAGGCGGGCACGTTCCTCCAGTTCGGCGTGGCCGACTACGCGACGCGCGTCACGATCGACCCCTACCGCATCTACAACCAGGAGATCACCATCACCGGCTCGATGGCGGTCCTGCACAGCTTCGAACGCGCGGCGGAACTCTTCGCGAACGGCGTCCTCGACCCCGACATCTTCATCAGCGACCGCATCCCCCTGGACCGCTACCCGGAGGCCCTGAACCAGTTCGCGGCGGGCGTCGGCAGAAAGATCGTGGTGGTGCCGTAGAGCGTTACCTCGCCCCCGCCGCCCCTACCCGTCCCATCCCCAGGGGCTGCCGCCCCTTCAACCCCGCCCCCAGAGGGCTCCGCCCCCTGGCCCCCGCTCCTCAAACGCCGGAGGGGCTGAATACAACCCAGCCCCTCCGGCACCCCGCAACGAGGCTGCCGCCGTCCCACCTCCCACCCGCCGGTGGCTTCGCCTCTTTCAGCCCCTCTGGCGTCCCGGGACGAGGCTGCCGCCGTCCCGAACCCCACCCACCCGCCGGGGCTTCGCCTTTCGACGCCGGCCCGCATCTTTCAGCCCGTCCGGCGTTTGAGGACGAGGCCCTTTCGGGGCCGACGGCGGGGGTCTGGGGGCGCAGCCCCCAGGGATGGGACGGGTAGGGGCGGCGGGGGCGAAAAACCGTTGGGGCCCGCCCCCACCGGCCGCCTACCATCCCCGCATGCCAAGCCCCCAGGGATTCCACTACCAGGCCCACACCAACGGAACCGTCCACATCACCCACCACCACCGCCCCGCCACCACCCTCCACGGCCCCCGAGCCGCCCAGTTCCTCGCCGAGGTCGAATCCTCCTCCGACCCCCAGCTCGTCATGGCCCGCTGGACCGGAAACTACAAGCGAGGAAATGAGCGCACCGCCCGCAACCACCCCAGAAACCGCCGCTGACCCGATCGGTCGCAGGTAAGGGAACGGTAAAGCGGGCTCGATCGTTCACCGGGCATGACAGCTATGACCCCCGGCTCGAACATCCCTCTCTCCACCGCGCGCGTGACGGTGGACGTCGCCGCCCCGGTGCGGCTCGACGTATCGGGCCTGCTGCTCACCGCCGACGGCAAGGTGCGCTCCGACGACGACTTCATCTTCTACAACCAGCCCAACGGCCCGGGCGTGACGTACCGCTCCGGCGGCGGCACCGCCCCGGACGCGATCGTGGTCGACACCGCCGCACTCCCGCCCGGCATCGAGAAGATCGTCGT
Above is a window of Streptomyces sp. NBC_00490 DNA encoding:
- a CDS encoding ABC transporter substrate-binding protein — its product is MRTQSRRRPPRATLALAAAGTLLTPLLSGCWVGAGGAGAGGDAINVLMVNNPQMTELQKLAPRFTEETGIKVNFTVLPENDVRDKISQDFANQAGQYDVATLSNYEIPIYARNGWLHEMDSYVAKDPAYDEQDVLKPMRQSLTGDDGKLYGQPFYGESSFLMYRKDVFAKAGLTMPAHPTWTQVADLAARADGAESGMKGICLRGLPGWGEVMAPLTTVVNTFGGTWFDQNWKARLDSPEWEKATKFYVDLVREHGESGAPQSGFAECLNNMTQGKVAMWYDATSAAGSLEAKDSPVKGKVGYAPAPVEETKSAGWLYTWAWGIQDASRNPDKAWKFVSWASGKQYEQLVGDQIGWSNVPAGKRASTYTNPAYVKEAAAFQEMTKEAIEGARPNDPGVQPRPAPGIQFVGIPEFTDLGTKVSQEISAAIAGRQSVESALKKSQRLAEKISEEYEGR
- a CDS encoding carbohydrate ABC transporter permease; amino-acid sequence: MTATTTAPIAATPVRTTRQPSARLRNWATRAPLLPALIFMIVVTQLPFVATLVISFFDWNALYPKARHFTGLDNYQQVLTDADLRHSVWTTVLLTATVVLVSLVLGLALALLLDRRFKGRGVVRTLLIAPFLVVPVAAALLWKHVLYNPEYGLLNGLLHYVGGPQPDWISNTPLLAVEASLVWQWTPFMMLILLAGLQSRDQQQMEAAKVDGASEWQMFRYLTLPHLRRYLELGALLGSIYIVQNFDAVFTITSGGLGTANLPYTVYQSFYQAHENGLASAAGVLVVIGSIIIATFALRVVSSLFREEAGRA
- a CDS encoding carbohydrate ABC transporter permease; translation: MSATTVRRKGVGLGLLAWFLGVVFFLPIAWMALTSFHSETDAATNPPSFGASLTLDGYREFFGTGGGASPWPSLINSTVASLASTAFVLLLALPAAYALSIRPVKKWTDVLFFFLSTKMLPVVAGLLPIYLFAKNTDMLDNIWLLVILYTSMNLPIAVWMMQSFLAEVPVAIIEAARVDGARLPTILARVVAPIALPGIAATALICFIFSWNELLFARVLTGVVAETAPVFLTGFITSQGLFLAKVCAASLVISLPVLAAGFAAQDKLVQGLSLGAVK
- a CDS encoding zinc-dependent alcohol dehydrogenase family protein, translating into MKAAVIESVGRAVVAEVPDPTPGPREVVVEVAACGLCGTDLHILQGEFAPKLPIVPGHEFAGEVVGVGTQVTEVAVGDRVAVDPSLYCYECRYCRTGHNNLCERWAAIGVTTAGGAAQYAVAPVANCVRLPEHVRTQDAALVEPLSCAVRGYDVLQSRLGAHVLIYGSGTMGLMMLELAKRTGAASVDVVDVNPARLETARRLGVSSSAANADELERPQGWDVVVDATGNAAAIQDGLERVAKAGTFLQFGVADYATRVTIDPYRIYNQEITITGSMAVLHSFERAAELFANGVLDPDIFISDRIPLDRYPEALNQFAAGVGRKIVVVP